In a single window of the Drosophila miranda strain MSH22 chromosome XL, D.miranda_PacBio2.1, whole genome shotgun sequence genome:
- the LOC108161255 gene encoding uncharacterized protein LOC108161255, producing the protein MGSGKECIAWLSDEATPFAERVEFGLNLWQSVDYTYSNKYEVFIEWLATSLRGNELPVAQLMRLFQLRAQPGMVSQDCKASLVQALLNTIDPAKCQDNTALKLLQSMFNFDLLQDVLRADYTLICRCYGTLFDCQQRCLKLRTEGQAAQEELQTDAEIVVAMIKQLAEIARRSQKVRKLRVCYDELTVRPLVELMLNLKSSCIEEMAGLEKQMQGQFILSRISNQPLHVVLLLLECSVLNSRYDTDLLSQLLTMVLEERAVDGPQHSLTLVAYMLETLRKYDVSLQFPMAKEQPQDTNPNPEASTSDGENVPTVVLKTKTKAKAKAKKESEIETAKNGKQTSAFVYVSEQLLQLVKKHKQHHLRPVLMLLCSALRLNPLLLESSSYQITIWMMTAPKRSAEEEHLYSAYLVLLLDMFRRLSRSERFIMNLLKSLKDWLAKYQLPSTGVPGKRKREQEPEEGDDLDPEEKRFISLIFTECVPATGSSEPSVNDEFKHLAHFWPSHSAGAAFSALVGLLKAKPSMVIWKTLLHALMELLQDTPPTEILPANQEFARELIVALLCQYLQGTRLTEHLHLYLEEVDEQMNRTAELLERFGRLLLSQEHNRRSMDAFLECLKWARSYEVLLFHYWTDAKPKTRTQRRRSFLPPDQWRLIQQRVFNFGTTACGQRLQRLELQLVESGWLAEEALADLVNNQQLHTLSRQQKQLRLQQRLNDLDRDTVMEDAECVELLCLQQLIDYAAALRTANVKGSLLAKLKLEELPEEAPLAATIHKKAAPGKELKLPPSQQLIEFLQVQHHNELPSKIKFRLWLTLLALYHDLSRSDQQQQAIDVLEQLIDLMHFGQPLPICSQFPQLRELLSLVPTTSATGWKFYETLFSRCIRLHAAGSEAFLASCSQYIKEELGVTMKLPAEGLRFLLLAIETTAAATGPHAKHMQRQVQPLLEIFGQIVAHKFRPTKKKETSDYKSFVDETIKSYGTYVSSCINRADKQKKAAASEDAQTATTVEAAQDVQPIDEDFRRICKIYIGHSLNYKNPHALRLLNVAISHRQKLHFDPDEVEFVLSSYWKQLYSDIAAGDIAALDVNCLELAFPLIIGYKTKEDLLVLLRMLTSEVQGLPTPLSPSHRTELQNVLTILSFIAKCSVSTIKGAMINKHFEIVSTNVAGRLKDNTHNSKSFALILLEAQRNLANNRTVPLTNESLEYLFGTMSVVAIDQFIERGGNWTDFNQLYAALTDNCVVLLRQHSNLVSDRAGQLSAVCETLIKAIVGYRPGRQRAQDLTELELDGLAELGLKLATVMASIGATQSLPLKRVAPFLLTFTINQMVETERPTTIFEKVKVNMERVCHELIGISDHRSGQFILRHNTTAGTNMYTRLLKDHDKYHKFRGKV; encoded by the exons GTTTGCGGAACGTGTCGAGTTTGGCCTGAATTTGTGGCAATCTGTGGATTATACGTACTCCAACAAATACGAAGTGTTCATAGAATGGCTGGCCACATCCCTGCGCGGCAACGAGCTGCCGGTGGCACAACTGATGCGACTGTTCCAGCTGCGTGCGCAGCCGGGCATGGTCAGCCAGGACTGCAAAGCCTCATTGGTCCAGGCTCTGTTGAACACCATTGATCCCGCGAAATGTCAGGACAATACAGCCCTCAAGCTGCTGCAAAGCATGTTCAATTTCGATCTGCTCCAGGATGTATTGCGAGCCGACTACACACTCATCTGCCGCTGCTATGGCACACTCTTTGACTGCCAGCAAAGGTGCCTCAAGCTGAGAACTGAAGGACAGGCTGCGCAGGAGGAGCTGCAAACGGACGCAGAAATCGTTGTAGCCATGATCAAGCAGCTGGCCGAGATTGCCCGCCGTTCCCAAAAGGTACGCAAGCTCCGAGTCTGCTACGATGAGCTGACAGTGCGTCCTTTGGTGGAGCTGATGCTCAACCTGAAGTCGTCCTGCATCGAGGAGATGGCTGGCCTGGAGAAGCAGATGCAGGGCCAGTTCATCCTATCGCGCATCTCCAACCAGCCCCTGCAcgtggtgctgctgctcctcgagTGCAGCGTCCTGAATAGCCGCTACGATACCGACCTTCTATCCCAACTCCTTACAATGGTACTCGAAGAGAGAGCTGTCGACGGGCCACAGCACAGCCTGACACTGGTTGCCTACATGCTGGAGACACTGCGCAAATACGACGTATCCCTGCAATTTCCCATGGCCAAGGAACAGCCACAAGACACAAATCCCAATCCGGAGGCGTCCACCTCCGATGGCGAGAATGTTCCAACGGTTGTCTTAAAGACGAAGACAAAGGCGAAAGCGAAAGCGAAGAAAGAGTCGGAGATAGAGACTGCgaaaaatggcaaacaaaCTAGTGCCTTTGTGTATGTATCGGAGCAACTGCTGCAGCTGGTCAAGAAGCACAAACAGCATCATCTGCGGCCAGTTCTGATGCTGCTGTGCTCGGCACTGCGACTGAATCCGCTGTTGCTGGAGTCCAGCAGCTATCAGATCACCATCTGGATGATGACAGCCCCCAAGAGGAGCGCCGAGGAGGAGCATTTGTATTCCGCGTACCTTGTACTGTTGCTGGACATGTTCCGGCGTCTGAGTCGGTCCGAGCGCTTCATTATGAACCTGCTCAAGTCGCTCAAGGATTGGCTGGCCAAATACCAGCTGCCATCGACAGGGGTGCCCGGCAAGAGGAAGCGCGAGCAGGAGCCGGAGGAAGGCGACGACCTTGACCCCGAAGAGAAGCGTTTCATCAGCCTGATCTTTACAGAATGCGTGCCAGCGACAGGCTCGTCAGAGCCCTCAGTGAACGATGAATTCAAACATTTGGCGCATTTTTGGCCCAGCCACTCGGCCGGTGCCGCCTTCTCAGCTCTGGTGGGGCTGCTCAAGGCTAAGCCATCGATGGTAATTTGGAAGACCCTGCTGCACGCCTTGATGGAGCTCCTGCAGGACACTCCACCCACAGAGATTCTGCCCGCGAACCAGGAGTTCGCCCGAGAGCTGATCGTCGCCCTGCTCTGTCAGTATCTGCAGGGCACCCGCCTCACCGAGCATCTGCATCTTTATCTGGAGGAGGTGGACGAACAGATGAACCGCACGGCCGAATTGCTAGAGCGGTTCGGCCGACTGCTGCTTAGCCAGGAGCATAACCGTCGCTCCATGGACGCCTTTCTCGAGTGCCTGAAGTGGGCCAGGAGCTACGAGGTGCTCCTGTTCCACTACTGGACGGATGCCAAGCCCAAGACTCGCACCCAGCGGCGTCGCAGCTTCCTGCCACCCGACCAGTGGCGGCTCATCCAGCAGCGGGTCTTCAACTTCGGCACGACCGCCTGTGGCCAGCGCCTGCAGCGTCTCGAGCTGCAGCTGGTCGAAAGCGGCTGGCTGGCGGAGGAAGCCTTGGCCGATCTGGTCAACAACCAGCAGCTGCACACGCTCTCGCGGCAACAAAAGCAGCTGCGCCTCCAACAGAGGCTGAACGACCTGGATCGGGACACCGTCATGGAGGATGCTGAGTGCGTAGAGCTGCTCTGTCTACAGCAACTGATCGATTATGCTGCGGCCCTACGGACAGCCAATGTCAAGGGGTCGCTGCTGGCCAAACTGAAGCTGGAAGAGCTGCCAGAGGAGGCCCCCCTGGCGGCCACCATTCACAAGAAGGCAGCGCCCGGCAAGGAGTTGAAATTGCCCCCCTCGCAGCAGTTGATAGAGTTTCTGCAAGTGCAGCATCACAACGAGCTGCCTAGTAAGATTAAGTTCCGTCTCTGGCTGACGCTGCTCGCCCTCTATCATGATTTGAGTCGCagcgaccagcagcagcaggccatAGATGTGCTGGAGCAACTGATAG ATCTGATGCACTTTGGTCAGCCGTTGCCCATCTGCAGTCAATTTCCACAGCTGCGGGAGCTGCTCTCGTTGGTGCCCACCACTTCCGCGACTGGCTGGAAGTTCTACGAGACGCTCTTTTCTCGCTGCATCCGCCTTCACGCGGCTGGCAGCGAGGCCTTCCTCGCCAGCTGTTCGCAGTACATCAAGGAAGAGCTGGGCGTCACCATGAAGCTGCCCGCGGAGGGGCTACGTTTCTTGCTGCTGGCCATTGAAACGACAGCAGCCGCCACAGGACCCCATGCCAAGCATATGCAGCGACAGGTGCAGCCGCTGCTGGAGATCTTTGGCCAGATTGTGGCGCACAAGTTCCGGCCAACAAAGAAGAAGGAAACGTCCGACTACAAATCGTTTGTGGATGAAACAATCAAAAGCTATGGCACCTATGTCAGCAGCTGCATCAATCGGGCAGACAAGCAGAAGAAGGCGGCCGCCTCAGAGGACGCCCAGACAGCGACGACGGTTGAGGCGGCGCAGGACGTGCAACCCATAGATGAGGACTTTCGACGCATCTGCAAGATCTACATTGGACACTCG CTAAACTACAAGAATCCACATGCCCTGAGGCTGCTTAATGTGGCCATCTCCCATCGCCAGAAGCTGCATTTTGATCCAGACGAAGTCGAATTCGTGCTCAGTAGCTATTGGAAGCAGCTCTACTCAGATATAGCTGCCGGCGATATTGCGGCCCTGGATGTCAACTGCCTGGAGCTGGCCTTCCCGCTGATCATTGGCTACAAGACCAAAGAGGATCTGTTGGTTCTGCTGCGCATGCTCACCTCGGAGGTGCAGGGTTTACCCACGCCCCTGAGCCCGAGCCACCGGACCGAACTGCAGAATGTCCTAACCATACTATCCTTTATCGCCAAATGCTCTGTGAGCACCATCAAGGGAGCG ATGATCAACAAACATTTTGAGATTGTCAGCACCAACGTGGCCGGCCGCCTGAAGGACAATACCCACAACAGCAAGAGCTTCGCCCTCATCCTGCTGGAGGCTCAGCGCAACTTGGCCAACAATCGGACAGTGCCGCTGACAAACGAGTCCCTGGAATACCTGTTTGGCACCATGAGTGTGGTGGCCATCGATCAATTCATCGAGCGCGGCGGCAACTGGACCGATTTTAACCAGCTCTATGCAGCGCTCACCGACAACTGTGTGGTGCTGCTGCGTCAGCATTCGAACCTAGTGTCCGATCGGGCTGGCCAGCTGTCCGCCGTCTGTGAGACTCTGATAAAGGCCATTGTCGGCTATCGGCCCGGTCGACAGAGGGCCCAGGACCTCACCGAGTTGGAGCTAGACGGACTTGCCGAGCTCGGCCTCAAGCTAGCCACGGTGATGGCCAGCATTGGGGCCACACAGTCGCTGCCCTTGAAGCGAGTCGCTCCGTTTCTTCTGACATTCACCATCAATCAGATGGTGGAAACGGAGCGCCCAACCACCATCTTTGAGAAG GTCAAAGTGAACATGGAGCGCGTGTGCCACGAGTTGATTGGCATAAGCGACCACCGGTCGGGTCAGTTTATCCTGCGGCACAACACCACAGCGGGGACGAACATGTACACCAGACTGCTCAAGGACCACGACAAGTATCACAAGTTCAGGGGCAAGGTGTAA
- the LOC117187786 gene encoding apoptosis regulatory protein Siva-like yields MWPCAKISSFLVFLLNMYSAPAPVIQQAKSVKRSRSPTEDTLNNNKTQSKVLVTQKISDASDPEKMKQVHEKTKMLLFAGAVAAAAASPSSDGTTANGATTNAGNGTNAPSTGQHMLYGLTGNGSISIRNMAIDIVNPRLERKRSRCCQRQTLIHDRCGNCTNYLCEECGYSCRECSNFICRACVTVFGNHFDEADDPLCERCQMYYA; encoded by the exons ATGTGGCCCTGTGCTAAAATAAGTTCTTTTTTGGTGTTTTTATTAAATATGTATTCCGCTCCGGCGCCAGTTATCCAGCAGGCCAAATCAGTCAAACGCTCCCGTTCGCCCACTGAGGATACTTTGAACAATAATAAAACTCAGAGCAAGGTTCTAGTCACACAGAAAATAAGCGACGCTTCTGATCCGGAAAAAATGAAGCAAGTACATG aaaaaactaaaatGCTGTTGTTTGCCGGTGCCgttgctgcagctgcagcatcTCCGAGCTCTGACGGCACTACGGCTAACGGTGCCACCACCAACGCTGGAAACGGTACAAACGCTCCATCGACGGGGCAACATATGCTATATGGACTCACAGGCAACGGCAGCATTTCAATTCGAAACATGGCGATTGATATCGTAAATCCTCGCCTGGAGCGCAAGCGCTCACGCTGCTGCCAGCGTCAGACCCTAATACACGACCGTTGTGGCAACTGCACTAATTACTTGTGCGAGGAGTGCGGCTACTCCTGCCGCGAGTGTTCCAATTTCATTTGCCGCGCATGCGTTACTGTATT TGGTAATCATTTTGATGAGGCCGATGATCCGTTGTGCGAGCGATGCCAAATGTATTATGCTTAG
- the LOC117187794 gene encoding apoptosis regulatory protein Siva-like has protein sequence MYSAPAPVIQQAKSVKRSRSPTEDTLKNNKTQSKVLVTQKISDASDPEKMKQEHEKTKMLLFAGAVAAAAASPSSDGTTANGATTNAGNGTNAPSTGQHMLYGLTGNGSISIRNMAIDIVNPRLERKRSRCCQRQTLIHDRCGNCTNYLCEECGYSCRECSKFICRACVTVFGNHFDEADDPLCERCQMYYA, from the exons ATGTATTCCGCTCCGGCGCCAGTTATCCAGCAGGCAAAATCAGTCAAACGCTCCCGTTCGCCCACTGAGGATACTTtgaaaaataataaaactCAGAGCAAGGTTCTAGTCACACAGAAAATAAGCGACGCTTCTGATCCGGAAAAAATGAAGCAAGAACATG aaaaaactaaaatGCTGTTGTTTGCCGGTGCCgttgctgcagctgcagcatcTCCGAGCTCTGACGGCACTACGGCTAACGGTGCCACCACCAATGCTGGAAACGGTACAAACGCTCCATCGACGGGGCAACATATGCTATATGGACTCACAGGCAACGGCAGCATTTCAATTCGAAACATGGCGATTGATATCGTAAATCCTCGCCTGGAGCGCAAGCGCTCACGCTGCTGCCAGCGTCAGACCCTAATACACGACCGTTGTGGCAACTGCACTAATTACTTGTGCGAGGAGTGCGGCTACTCCTGCCGCGAGTGTTCCAAGTTCATTTGCCGCGCATGCGTTACTGTATT TGGTAATCATTTTGATGAGGCCGATGATCCGTTGTGCGAGCGATGCCAAATGTATTATGCTTAG
- the LOC108164604 gene encoding apoptosis regulatory protein Siva isoform X1, which yields MVLRPFPLAEKTKMLLFAGAVAAAAASPSSDGTTANGATTNAGNGRNAPSTGQHMLYGLTGNGSISIRNMAIDIVNPRLERKRSRCCQRQTLIHDRCGNCTNYLCEECGYSCRECFKFICRACVTVFGNHFDEADDPLCERCQMYYA from the exons ATGGTTCTCCGCCCTTTTCCACTtgcagaaaaaactaaaatGCTGTTGTTTGCCGGTGCCgttgctgcagctgcagcatcTCCGAGCTCTGACGGCACTACGGCTAACGGTGCCACCACCAATGCTGGAAACGGTAGAAACGCTCCATCGACGGGGCAACATATGCTATATGGACTCACAGGCAACGGCAGCATTTCAATTCGAAACATGGCGATTGATATCGTAAATCCTCGCCTGGAGCGCAAGCGCTCACGCTGCTGCCAGCGTCAGACCCTAATACACGACCGTTGTGGCAACTGCACTAATTACTTGTGCGAGGAGTGCGGCTACTCCTGCCGCGAGTGTTTCAAGTTCATTTGCCGCGCATGCGTTACTGTATT TGGTAATCATTTTGATGAGGCCGATGATCCGTTGTGCGAGCGATGCCAAATGTATTATGCTTAG
- the LOC108164604 gene encoding apoptosis regulatory protein Siva isoform X2: protein MKQEHEKTKMLLFAGAVAAAAASPSSDGTTANGATTNAGNGRNAPSTGQHMLYGLTGNGSISIRNMAIDIVNPRLERKRSRCCQRQTLIHDRCGNCTNYLCEECGYSCRECFKFICRACVTVFGNHFDEADDPLCERCQMYYA, encoded by the exons ATGAAGCAAGAACATG aaaaaactaaaatGCTGTTGTTTGCCGGTGCCgttgctgcagctgcagcatcTCCGAGCTCTGACGGCACTACGGCTAACGGTGCCACCACCAATGCTGGAAACGGTAGAAACGCTCCATCGACGGGGCAACATATGCTATATGGACTCACAGGCAACGGCAGCATTTCAATTCGAAACATGGCGATTGATATCGTAAATCCTCGCCTGGAGCGCAAGCGCTCACGCTGCTGCCAGCGTCAGACCCTAATACACGACCGTTGTGGCAACTGCACTAATTACTTGTGCGAGGAGTGCGGCTACTCCTGCCGCGAGTGTTTCAAGTTCATTTGCCGCGCATGCGTTACTGTATT TGGTAATCATTTTGATGAGGCCGATGATCCGTTGTGCGAGCGATGCCAAATGTATTATGCTTAG
- the LOC117187801 gene encoding apoptosis regulatory protein Siva-like: MKQEHEKTKMLLFAGAVAAAAASPSSDGTTANGATTNAGNGTNAPSTGQHMLYGLTGNGSISIRNMAIDIVNPRLERKRSRCCQRQTLIHDRCGNCTNYLCEECGYSCRECFKFICRACVTVFGNHFDEADDPLCERCQMYYA; encoded by the exons ATGAAGCAAGAACATG aaaaaactaaaatGCTGTTGTTTGCCGGTGCCgttgctgcagctgcagcatcTCCGAGCTCTGACGGCACTACGGCTAACGGTGCCACCACCAATGCTGGAAACGGTACAAACGCTCCATCGACGGGGCAACATATGCTATATGGACTCACAGGCAACGGCAGCATTTCAATTCGAAACATGGCGATTGATATCGTAAATCCTCGCCTGGAGCGCAAGCGCTCACGCTGCTGCCAGCGTCAGACCCTAATACACGACCGTTGTGGCAACTGCACTAATTACTTGTGCGAGGAGTGCGGCTACTCCTGCCGCGAGTGTTTCAAGTTCATTTGCCGCGCATGCGTTACTGTATT TGGTAATCATTTTGATGAGGCCGATGATCCGTTGTGCGAGCGATGCCAAATGTATTATGCTTAG
- the LOC117187789 gene encoding apoptosis regulatory protein Siva-like encodes MWPCAKISSFLVFLLNMYSAPAPVIQQAKSVKRSRSPTEDTLKNNKTQSKVLVTQKISDASDPEKMKQEHEKTKMLLFAGAVAAAAASPSSDGTTANGATTNAGNGTNAPSTGQHMLYGLTGNGSISIRNMAIDIVNPRLERKRSRCCQRQTLIHDRCGNCTNYLCEECGYSCRECFKFICRACVTVFGNHFDEADDPLCERCQMYYA; translated from the exons ATGTGGCCCTGTGCTAAAATAAGTTCTTTTTTGGTGTTTTTATTAAATATGTATTCCGCTCCGGCGCCAGTTATCCAGCAGGCCAAATCAGTCAAACGCTCCCGTTCGCCCACTGAGGATACTTtgaaaaataataaaactCAGAGCAAGGTTCTAGTCACACAGAAAATAAGCGACGCTTCTGATCCGGAAAAAATGAAGCAAGAACATG aaaaaactaaaatGCTGTTGTTTGCCGGTGCCgttgctgcagctgcagcatcTCCGAGCTCTGACGGCACTACGGCTAACGGTGCCACCACCAATGCTGGAAACGGTACAAACGCTCCATCGACGGGGCAACATATGCTATATGGACTCACAGGCAACGGCAGCATTTCAATTCGAAACATGGCGATTGATATCGTAAATCCTCGCCTGGAGCGCAAGCGCTCACGCTGCTGCCAGCGTCAGACCCTAATACACGACCGTTGTGGCAACTGCACTAATTACTTGTGCGAGGAGTGCGGCTACTCCTGCCGCGAGTGTTTCAAGTTCATTTGCCGCGCATGCGTTACTGTATT TGGTAATCATTTTGATGAGGCCGATGATCCGTTGTGCGAGCGATGCCAAATGTATTATGCTTAG